One Brassica napus cultivar Da-Ae chromosome C4, Da-Ae, whole genome shotgun sequence genomic region harbors:
- the LOC106365635 gene encoding putative glucuronosyltransferase PGSIP8, with amino-acid sequence MHCRLYIYAYAFTCSLKKKSESQEMDMQRGLVLLCCVLSLLVIKTTAYRERQLLQPHETNIDAANAALAVRERGLKTRRPEHKNAYATMMYMGTPRDYEFYVATRVLIRSLRDLNVEADLVVIASLDVPLRWVETLEEDDGAKVVRVKNVDNPYRRQTNFNSRFKLTLNKLYAWALSDYDRVVMLDADNLFLKKTDELFQCGPFCAVFINPCIFHTGLFVLQPSLEVFKDMLHELHVGRENRDGADQGFLVSYFSDLLDQPLFRPPSNGSVLSGHLRLPLGYQMDASYFYLKLRWNIPCGPNSVITFPGAVWLKPWYWWSWPVLPLGLSWHEQRRTTVGYSAEMPLAIIQTMFYLGIIVVTRLARPNITKLCYRRSDGNLTTIQAGFKFIALLSVVAAYVFPFFTIPHTIHPLIGWSLYLMASFALSSIPINTLLLPTLPVLTPWIGILGTLLVMAFPWYPDGVVRALSVFGYAFCCAPFVWVAFLKITLHLQVLIEKEVLFPRLGDSGITSGFSKLY; translated from the exons ATGCATTGTCGTCTATATATATACGCGTATGCATTTACATGTTccctcaaaaaaaaatcagagtcTCAAGAAATGGATATGCAGAGAGGTTTAGTGTTATTGTGTTGTGTTCTGTCCCTTCTGGTAATAAAAACGACAGCATATCGAGAGAGACAGCTGCTGCAACCGCATGAAACGAATATAGACGCAGCAAACGCGGCGCTGGCCGTAAGGGAACGGGGTTTGAAGACGCGGCGGCCGGAGCATAAGAACGCCTACGCAACGATGATGTACATGGGAACGCCAAGGGACTACGAGTTCTATGTGGCGACTCGAGTCTTGATCAGATCGCTGAGAGATCTTAACGTGGAAGCTGATCTTGTCGTCATCGCTTCTCTCGACGTCCCTCTCCGATGGGTTGAGACCTT GGAAGAGGATGATGGGGCTAAAGTAGTGAGAGTTAAAAATGTAGACAACCCATACAGAAGGCAAACTAACTTCAACAGCAGATTCAAGCTTACTCTGAACAAGCTCTACGCTTGGGCATTGTCTGATTACGACCGTGTAGTCATGCTAGATGCCGATAACCTCTTCCTTAAGAAAACCGACGAGCTGTTCCAATGCGGACCCTTCTGCGCGGTCTTCATAAACCCTTGCATCTTCCACACAGGCCTCTTCGTCTTGCAACCGTCGTTGGAAGTGTTCAAGGACATGCTCCATGAGCTACATGTTGGTAGAGAAAATCGTGATGGAGCTGATCAAGGCTTTCTTGTTAGTTACTTCTCTGATCTTCTTGACCAGCCTCTCTTTCGTCCTCCAAGTAATGGCTCTGTGCTCAGTGGCCACTTGCGACTTCCCTTAGGCTACCAAATGGACGCTTCTTATTTCT ATCTTAAACTAAGATGGAACATACCCTGTGGACCAAACAGTGTGATTACATTCCCAGGAGCCGTTTGGTTAAAGCCATGGTACTGGTGGTCATGGCCTGTTCTTCCACTAGGTCTCTCATGGCACGAGCAGCGTCGCACCACTGTTGGGTACTCAGCAGAGATGCCTTTGGCCATAATCCAAACAATGTTCTACCTTGGAATCATAGTGGTCACACGACTAGCTCGTCCTAACATAACTAAGCTATGTTATCGCCGTTCTGACGGCAACTTAACAACGATCCAAGCAGGTTTCAAGTTCATCGCGCTTCTCTCTGTAGTAGCAGCCTACGTCTTCCCGTTCTTCACCATCCCTCACACCATACACCCACTCATTGGCTGGTCACTCTACTTGATGGCTTCTTTTGCTCTCTCATCCATACCGATCAACACTCTCCTCCTACCAACGCTACCTGTTCTCACTCCATGGATAGGCATCCTCGGGACGCTCCTCGTCATGGCCTTCCCTTGGTACCCTGATGGAGTGGTGAGAGCATTGTCGGTTTTCGGATACGCATTTTGCTGCGCACCTTTTGTGTGGGTTGCATTCCTCAAGATCACGTTGCATCTCCAGGTTTTGATTGAGAAAGAGGTGTTGTTTCCACGACTGGGAGACTCAGGGATCACTTCTGGCTTCAGTAAATTGTATTAG